In Gadus chalcogrammus isolate NIFS_2021 chromosome 1, NIFS_Gcha_1.0, whole genome shotgun sequence, the sequence GTGCTGTCACCGGTCTGTAGAGGTGTTGGCACCTGTCTGTACAGGTGTTGTCAGCCGTCAGTACAGGTGTTTTCACCTGTCCGTACTGCTGTTGTCAGCTGGCCGTACCGGTGTCCCAATATAGATGCACGAAGCCTCTCACAGATTACATCACCCGGCCGGTAATAGCGCTGTAATCCTGCTTGTGTGTTGGAAATGCAAATGCTAAGTGCTAATAGGCATTTCTTAGTGGTAACTATGGAGACGTGTGCGGCTTCAGGAAGGATCAACGGCTACGTCATGTGAGGTGACCGTAGTCGCCATGCCAAAAAGGTCTAAAGAATGTCGAACACCACCTGTGTTTTCAAACTGTAGTACGCGTACCGGTACGGCTGGTGGGAGTGGGATTTTATTCCTCAAATAGACACCATCTAGTTTCTATGATAAAATGAAGaggataattaaaaataaatatattctattttttttttaccattactTTTATTACTAtacttgtgtgtttttatatattttttagtatTTGAATATGTGGTGGTCCCGTAAAGGTCTTGATGACAATTCAGTGGTTCACCTAAAGTCAGAGGCTGGGAACCGCTGGTCCAACAGTCTCTGGACCTTTAACAACTGGAGATACTGGAGTCATTTATTTGACTGGGcttttatggttccacgttcccgcatcgcaatgaccacgcagacgcgaggcagtcgtgaacgtttatggttccttgctgctgcgtcgtaCTGGAGGTtacgatttttgggaggcgcacgtccggcccttgcggtggacgcaaggagggtccgaaACGCccttgcgttgcgggaacgtggaaccataaaaagcccttacgcctcgtgcccactgcaccgtcagtcaacggacgtgggaaggcgtggctgacggatgggggagtagtctttgcagaggcaaccgtcacccaatcaaatcgcttcgccgggttcttcccgcttcttcctgcttgttgcgaggcaagaagacccgctttccccctttccagtatcgtcagagcccgagtcgcgtcacagtgcttaaatttgcatacgcgatctgattggatgacggaaccgtcgctgccgaaaaagttgaacatttttcaactttctgacggtggcgaacgctccaagtcaacggacggatccacaatgcattgcgcgaccgtccccattcaaagtcaatgggcaacggacaactgacggaggtagtgggcacggggcgttaagCGCAAGTGCGTGCAAGAGGTGGGATGGTGCGGTGGAGGATTCCACGTCACATGCTTTCGTGTGAACGGGTTCCTGGTTTTACGCTTTCACTTAGCCTACGTCACTTAAAGTGAAAGTGTGGTAATGTATTTTACTGAGCTTGCTAATTGTTTGGTGTTGTTGAAGGCTCAGGTGATGTGAGATATATATGACATGagatgtatgtttgtataaaaaatataaagggTAAAAAAACTGGATAAACAGGGATAAAAGGGATAAAAGCAGTTGTAAAATATCTGTGCCACGAAGTGTATGCATAAAactacaacaaaacacacaccgacaaccAACTCTGTGCAGATCAATCAGAAATATCTAGGAGAGATGGACAGTTGTggatttcattttaaaattataATACGAATCACTTTGCCTCTTTTAAATAGCATTTTCGAATATTGTATGAGCAGTAGTTCAAAACAGACAAGACACAGACACTGTATACCACATATACCACAGATGTGGTAGCCTATGTGTTACATAATAAAAATGGCAAATCATAATAGATATAATAAAACTAGTTATCTTTCAGGACAGGACAAGTGATTCTTCCCTCGTTCAGACCAACGACGTGCGCGTTTTAACCCACACATCATCAATCATAAAACTGGACCGATATTAACTATGTGCCTATTCAACTATCATGAATCGATTGCGTAAATGTACCTGATCGCTGCACTCCATAGTGGCTGTTTGGAGTGAAACAAAATAGAAGTAGGCCTATTTCTCAATAGCAGAGATGGGCTACTTGGCTTTCTTATAAATGGCGCAGAATGTAGCAAATCCAATGTAGACTCTGCTACTCGTAAAAGTGATCCATGTTCTGAATTGAAGTTAAGATTTGTTTCGATTTAAATTCCATTTATCCTTTTATCCCAGAGAGAGTATGGGTGTCTTCTATTTGTTTCTCGCGTGTTTATCTCGGCACACAATGGCTCTTCAGCGTTAAGAATAAGCAGGTTAATTCCATTAGCGCCATCGggggcttctgattggctgtggacTGGGAGCGCATTTACAACTGAACGGTGAATCATGCTTTAGGGAAGAACTGGGGAGAGATACAACTAACGGTAACTCCAATTTACTGCAAACCGTTACTGCAGAGTGCAGTTTCATCATTTGGAAGCCTAACATGGGTTCATTGATTTGTCTTTGTAAAGTCAGTTACTTTTCCCATTTGGCTTTAGTAGTCTGCTGGGAATGCTTACCATATTTTTCAGATTTATGTATAATACTTTATAATTGATACTCCTTTAAGTCCGGTTCTAACAAACTCAATGAATGCTTCATTGGGGAATTCCAACTCAACCGATGCATCTGTAATGTATTTTACAGAATTTATATGTTTcaatattttttggggggtagggtttggggggggggggggggggggggggcaaaactCCATCCAATAAAAAGCAATGTTGTATTGTGAGTCGTGTTGCCATTGGCCCGCTCGTTGGGCTGCACCGACCAATAGGAGTGCGTTATACATCACTCTTCTGTTTTTGACTCAAGCAGACCCGTAGACCTCTACACGCTGTTGCTGCTGGAATAGTCTAATGTTGGATTTAAAGGGGGAAAGCGAGAAATTAACTTTGAGAGTGATCCACTCGCAAACTTTCCGGCTGCGGGTCTAACGGGTGCGTGCTTTTGCTCTGTAATGTAATTTCACGGCGGATAATAAATAAACGTGTTGCATGGACTGCGCTGCCGCCCGGGTCGGTGGCAGAGAAAAGAAAGCGTTGTTTGGAGTTGAACAAAGAGGTGTGCTTGCTTTCCTTCCCTCAGCCATTGTCCCGGCGGATGATATACAAGCGCCACTCTGATGAATGAAACACGTTTGGTTTGCATTGCGTTAAGAGAACGCCAACTGTCTTAAATGGTCCATTAATGTTAAACCAGAGTTATGTGTATACATATGTCTTAGTGTTGTTAAATGTGCACATGCAAATAAAACAGGCCATTCAGGGAGACTACTGGTTTAAAccctagttttttttttcatactcATAAATCAGGTTCCATTTATATGTTGCGCGTGTTTTCATTTCCAATCATATTCCTACGATACAATGAAATTAAATCATGTTTGCGACCAGTTTGTTTATCATTCTGCTATCCTCTACTGTTGCATTGACTTTCCTCGAACTCAGCCGCCCCCTAACATGCAGCTACCATTCTTAATGCGCAGTTGTGCGTCTACTGTACCTTTGTTTATGATGTGTATAACAATTGTCCTCCACAGGTTACGGTGCTTAATGCAACACTACCCGGTGCGGGTTTGGCCCCAGTCATGACCTCCGGGAACGGGAACAACGCACCCTCGGTGATAGGCAGCGTCCCACAAAACGGCAAGAGCATCAGAGTACCCCCGCCTGTCGTGAAGCCGCCGGTCCTCACCCATCTGATCGGGGGGTTCGTCATACAAGAGGGCGCCGACCCGTTCCCGGTGAGTAGTATAGCGTGGTAGTACCAATAACAGCAGACAATAAGTCAATTTAAGTCCGTTGTAATTCCGCTTCAGAGACACAGGGGGGCGCACAGCATCAGTTTCACTGATTGATGGGTGAACATGGAAGTAGTTAGTCTCTAAGAATTTATTGATTCATCACCCGACCGTTGGATCCAGAGGGAATATTAACAGAGGTCCGTCTGTAGGTGGAGCACCCCTCGTTCTCCATCGATGCCCTGAGGAGATGCAGGCGTCAGCCGGTAGCCCAGAGCCCTAGGATCTCCACCAAGATGGAGGAGTTCTCCTCCAAGGGTAAGACCCTGCAGGGTTCTTTAGTATAACATGCAACCAGAGCTGTAGTGTACCATGCAACCAGTACTGTAGTGTACCATGCAACCAGTACTGTAGTGTACCATGCAACCAGTACTGTAGTGTACCATGCAACCAGTACTGTAGTGTACCATGCAACCAGTACTGTAGTGTACCATGCAACCAGTACTGTAGTGTACCATGCAACCAGTACTGTAGTGTACCATACAACCAGTACTGTAGTGTACCATGCAACCAGTACTGTAGTGTACCATGCAACCAGTACTGTAGTGTACCATGCAACCAGTACTGTAGTGTACCATGCAACCAGTACTTTAGTATACCATGCAACCATAGTTTAGTATACCATGCATGATGCAACAAGTACTGTAGTGCACCATGCAACAAGTACTTTTGTTTCCCATGCAGCTATTACTTTAGTATACCATGCAGCAAGTACTTTAGTTTTCTGTTCAACAAGTACTTTAATGTATCATGCAACAAGTACGGCACTATGTACTGCTTCAAATGTTACTTACTGGTTCTTACTTACTGTTAGTGTTGTTGCTGTTTACTTACTTACACTTTTGATGTTGTGTTTAGTCCTGGCTAATGTTGTCGTTtgctttcgtgtgtgtgtgtgtgcgtgtgcgtgtgtgtgtgtgtgtgtcagagctgAGGGGGCTGCAGGGGGGGCCAATGCTCACCTGTGAGCTGTGTGGAAAGGTGGACTCTGCGCACATCTTCAAGGGCACCAAGAGGTTCTGCTCAATGCTGTGTGCCAAGCGGtaatttattttatgtattaattatttttttataaagtgTTTTATTTACATTAGGCTACTGTGCCTCATTGGATAGATTACTTTTTTTTCCTGATAAATTTGTCTTGTACTCCAGCTTTGTATTTCACACCGGTTTGagactatgtttttttttttttttccagctaCAACATGAGCTGCACCAAGCGCGTGGGCCTCTATCCCCCCGGCAGACACACCCTGGAGAACCTGAACAGAAGCCAAAGACAGAACGGAGAGCAGAAGAGTTTAGAGTCCAAACACAAAGTGAGTATAGAATGGATGGAGGCATTGTCTTGCGTCATTCATGTACAATTTCGCCTTGTTACTGCTAATTTGGGCTAAATACACAGGCTGTTTGACTTCTGTCCCATTGCTGTTCACAAACAGGACTAAATTCAGATTGTACATTTTGCCACCAAATCATGTTTCTACACTGGTGcttcttaaaggtgacatattataccaccaggtgtgagtgtgattagccgttacaagcaattttgaaaatcagccacttctgacatcacaagtgtgcATGTCAGAAGAGGCCTAGCTCACTCATTGGATATATCAACCCACCAGCCTAcccggtggactgtagcaaacgttgcctcatctatccgtcatacatctaggtggacacagccacttgtgatgtcagaaggggcagattttcaaaactgcATACCAGCCTACCccgtggact encodes:
- the phc2a gene encoding polyhomeotic-like protein 2, which gives rise to MTSGNGNNAPSVIGSVPQNGKSIRVPPPVVKPPVLTHLIGGFVIQEGADPFPVEHPSFSIDALRRCRRQPVAQSPRISTKMEEFSSKELRGLQGGPMLTCELCGKVDSAHIFKGTKRFCSMLCAKRYNMSCTKRVGLYPPGRHTLENLNRSQRQNGEQKSLESKHKPEVGFERKPPPGAFSSPRFARGASQGSVPERRSVDTFNGGPALPKSPAAAGSPPSPPPQQLKEWGGGGDGYDLPAFPLVLLPRDPGTWGVENVYRFISSLPGCLEIGEEFRSQEIDGQALLLLKEDHLMGAMNIKLGPALKIYAQICLLKDC